One stretch of Thermanaerosceptrum fracticalcis DNA includes these proteins:
- a CDS encoding TlyA family RNA methyltransferase, whose translation MMKKERLDLLLVEKALAPSREKAKALIMAGLVYVNQVKIDKPGTLVDSTSLVEIKGSILPYVSRGGLKLEKALRVFSLDLQEKVVMDIGASTGGFTDCALQNGAGKVYAIDVGYGQLDWSLRQDPRVINLERMNARYLTPEIIPEPVDVITIDVSFISLEKILPVLTPFLKERGWVLALIKPQFEAGREKVGKKGVVRDPAIHKEVIEKIIQAAFELEFIPRGLDFSPITGPEGNIEYLLWLEKGGLPSAIHWPQKIEEVVNEAHRNLK comes from the coding sequence ATGATGAAAAAGGAACGTTTGGACCTGCTGTTAGTTGAAAAAGCCCTGGCTCCCAGCCGGGAGAAAGCCAAAGCTTTAATTATGGCAGGTCTGGTATATGTGAACCAAGTGAAGATTGATAAGCCGGGGACACTGGTGGACAGTACAAGTCTTGTGGAAATCAAAGGGAGTATCCTGCCTTATGTTAGCCGTGGGGGCTTGAAACTGGAAAAAGCCTTACGCGTGTTTTCTTTGGACTTGCAAGAAAAAGTAGTCATGGATATCGGTGCCTCCACCGGTGGATTTACCGACTGCGCCTTACAGAATGGCGCCGGGAAAGTTTATGCCATTGATGTGGGCTATGGCCAGTTGGATTGGTCACTCAGGCAGGATCCCCGGGTAATAAATTTAGAAAGAATGAATGCCAGGTACTTAACCCCTGAGATCATTCCGGAACCTGTAGATGTTATCACTATTGATGTCTCCTTTATTTCACTGGAAAAAATTTTACCCGTGCTGACGCCTTTTTTAAAGGAAAGGGGCTGGGTCCTGGCTTTAATCAAACCCCAGTTTGAAGCAGGCCGGGAAAAAGTGGGCAAAAAAGGTGTAGTAAGAGATCCGGCTATCCATAAGGAAGTAATTGAAAAGATTATACAGGCAGCTTTTGAGTTAGAGTTTATTCCCCGGGGTCTCGATTTTTCACCTATAACGGGGCCAGAGGGTAACATTGAATATCTGTTGTGGTTGGAGAAGGGGGGGCTTCCCTCGGCTATTCACTGGCCGCAAAAAATAGAAGAAGTCGTCAATGAAGCCCATCGCAACTTAAAATAA
- a CDS encoding YbaK/EbsC family protein — translation MSPLEKVREYMKTLPFSLEIILFNESTHTSQLAAQALGVEVGQIAKTLVFVGKDSQAVLVVTSGDMKVDQKKLKEVAGFKPRFASAEEALALTGFPPGGVCPFAVPVTIPVFIDVSLERFPVVYAAAGTANSAVPITVPQLMTATRGNMCDVCYC, via the coding sequence GTGTCCCCTTTGGAAAAGGTCAGGGAGTATATGAAGACACTGCCTTTCTCCCTGGAAATCATCTTGTTTAATGAAAGCACCCATACCTCCCAGCTGGCCGCCCAGGCCTTAGGGGTTGAGGTGGGGCAGATTGCCAAAACCTTGGTGTTTGTGGGTAAAGATAGTCAGGCCGTACTGGTGGTAACCAGTGGCGATATGAAGGTGGATCAAAAGAAACTAAAGGAAGTTGCGGGTTTTAAGCCACGCTTTGCCTCGGCAGAAGAGGCTTTAGCCTTAACGGGTTTCCCTCCGGGCGGTGTTTGTCCTTTTGCTGTTCCTGTAACGATTCCCGTTTTCATTGATGTAAGCCTTGAAAGGTTTCCCGTAGTCTACGCCGCTGCCGGTACTGCCAATTCCGCGGTACCTATTACTGTGCCTCAATTAATGACAGCTACCAGGGGTAATATGTGTGATGTATGCTACTGCTAA
- a CDS encoding NAD(+)/NADH kinase, protein MLSAVGFVLNTRKKQPVSLAKQLLQWFKERGIAVYAPEEDSRMIGINRPGNVTDWGKLVQCVIVIGGDGTFLRAARMMAPYGVPILGINMGTLGFLTEIELSEVETALTRLLQGDFYIEDRMMLEAKVTRGQQPVAAYIGLNDVVINKGPMARLITLDIFVDQEFVTTYTADGVILASPTGSTAYSLSAGGPIVYPEIEVTLLTPICPHTLHARPLVIPAQKTTRVVVMNQQPDSMLTIDGQSSFELLSGDEIFVSKAPFITRLIRIKGQSFFSILREKLKAEGRSFYE, encoded by the coding sequence ATGCTCTCAGCCGTCGGCTTTGTTTTAAATACGCGCAAGAAACAGCCTGTCTCCTTGGCCAAACAGCTTTTACAGTGGTTTAAGGAAAGAGGGATTGCTGTCTATGCCCCCGAGGAAGACAGCAGGATGATAGGCATCAATAGGCCTGGCAATGTCACTGACTGGGGAAAGCTGGTGCAGTGTGTAATCGTTATAGGTGGAGACGGCACTTTTTTGCGAGCTGCACGAATGATGGCTCCCTACGGTGTTCCTATCCTGGGCATCAATATGGGGACATTGGGATTTCTCACAGAAATTGAACTGAGTGAAGTTGAAACAGCTTTGACCCGGTTATTACAAGGTGATTTTTACATAGAGGACCGCATGATGCTTGAGGCTAAGGTAACGCGTGGACAGCAGCCTGTAGCTGCCTATATTGGACTTAATGATGTGGTGATTAATAAAGGCCCCATGGCGCGTTTAATTACCCTGGATATTTTTGTAGACCAGGAGTTTGTTACCACCTATACGGCCGACGGGGTTATACTGGCTTCCCCAACGGGGTCCACTGCCTATTCCCTTTCGGCGGGAGGACCTATTGTTTACCCGGAAATAGAGGTTACGCTCTTAACACCCATTTGTCCCCATACCTTACACGCCAGGCCCCTGGTGATTCCCGCCCAAAAAACCACCAGGGTTGTGGTCATGAACCAGCAGCCCGACTCTATGCTCACCATCGACGGGCAAAGCAGTTTTGAACTTTTAAGCGGTGATGAAATCTTTGTCAGTAAGGCTCCTTTTATCACACGCTTAATAAGGATTAAGGGGCAAAGCTTTTTCTCCATCTTACGGGAAAAACTAAAAGCCGAAGGACGAAGTTTTTATGAGTAA
- a CDS encoding class I SAM-dependent methyltransferase, whose product MSKLLRTTVVAHMLLREMVREGDVVVDATAGNGHDTLFLAKLVGIRGKVYAFDIQEEALKKTERLLAQHNCLAQVEFIHDGHEKIGQYIKEQVRCVMYNLGYLPGGDKSIITQGTTTISSLEQATHLLSKEGVISLMVYSGHPGGLSEAEEVECFVKSLASPPWHVLKWQKINGTQSGPYLMLLYKMVK is encoded by the coding sequence ATGAGTAAATTACTACGTACCACAGTCGTGGCCCATATGCTTTTAAGGGAGATGGTCAGGGAAGGCGATGTTGTCGTGGATGCCACTGCCGGCAACGGTCATGATACCCTGTTTCTAGCCAAGCTGGTAGGAATACGGGGAAAGGTATATGCTTTTGATATACAGGAGGAGGCCCTCAAAAAAACGGAGCGCCTTCTGGCACAACACAATTGTTTGGCCCAGGTAGAATTTATTCATGACGGTCATGAAAAAATCGGTCAATATATTAAAGAGCAGGTACGTTGTGTCATGTATAATTTGGGTTACCTGCCTGGCGGGGATAAAAGTATCATTACCCAAGGGACAACCACTATAAGTTCCCTGGAACAGGCTACTCATTTGTTGAGTAAAGAAGGCGTCATTTCCCTCATGGTCTATAGTGGTCATCCCGGTGGTTTGTCTGAAGCGGAGGAAGTGGAATGTTTCGTAAAAAGCCTGGCTTCTCCGCCCTGGCATGTACTGAAATGGCAAAAAATAAACGGTACACAGAGTGGACCGTATTTAATGTTGCTCTATAAGATGGTTAAATAA
- the argR gene encoding arginine repressor — MKTRRQKKIIEIIQNNIISTQEELAEALRNEGFEVTQATVSRDIKELRLVKIPTGQNSYKYGVPNEQGIVQNEDRLRRMMQELVTGMDYSENIVVLRTYPGNAHGVASLIDAANWKEVIGTVAGDDTILLVVKPTAAVPALMQKIRELME; from the coding sequence TTGAAGACACGCAGGCAGAAAAAAATTATCGAAATCATTCAAAACAACATTATCTCTACCCAGGAGGAGTTGGCCGAAGCTCTACGCAATGAAGGTTTTGAAGTTACCCAGGCCACCGTTTCCCGGGATATTAAAGAACTTCGCCTGGTCAAAATTCCCACAGGCCAGAACAGCTATAAATATGGGGTTCCTAACGAGCAAGGAATTGTGCAAAACGAAGACCGCTTAAGGCGGATGATGCAGGAACTGGTTACTGGCATGGATTATAGTGAAAATATCGTGGTTTTACGAACCTATCCCGGTAATGCCCACGGTGTAGCCTCCCTCATAGACGCTGCCAACTGGAAGGAAGTCATTGGTACTGTGGCGGGTGATGATACCATTCTTCTTGTGGTTAAACCCACCGCTGCAGTCCCGGCTCTTATGCAAAAAATAAGAGAATTAATGGAGTAG
- the recN gene encoding DNA repair protein RecN has product MLQSILIKNFALIEEVQIDYAPDFNVLTGETGAGKSIIIDAVTILLGGRAQTEMVRKGAEKCLIEGIFSLPPHHPAYGILSELGIEAEEDYLVLSREISLNGKNTCRVNGRIVTLGNYRLIGTGLIDIHGQHDHQSLLQPEKHLFILDNLGGAEHLQLVKDVREKYETWLSLKKELFYLREKEHERLQKIDFLTYQINEIKEARLKPGEDTELAREANLLANGEKIANYVNLAYNQLFSGERGQSVYDLLSKALINLQELNRLDPVLENLLNQLEPCLYVIEEVAGELRNYRENIEFSPARLEQVEKRLQYLKDLTKKYGPSLEDVIAYAEKAERELKTWLWSEERALELEDSVTTAWKTYECAALELSTARKKLALELEEKVIRELKELAMPHANFSVTFLPSEPAPLGMEKIEFYISPNPGEPLLPVAKIASGGELSRIMLALKTITADLDDVGTLIFDEIDSGIGGKAAQKVAEKLEKISKSQQVICVTHSPLIAALADHHLFLEKKVEGGRTRTTVKILGELERVDEISRMLGGDKQTADLRKHASQILKKR; this is encoded by the coding sequence ATGCTGCAGAGTATACTGATTAAGAACTTTGCCCTCATTGAGGAGGTACAAATTGATTATGCCCCTGATTTTAATGTTCTTACGGGAGAAACGGGGGCAGGTAAATCTATTATCATCGATGCCGTAACTATCCTTTTGGGAGGACGGGCCCAGACGGAGATGGTCCGTAAGGGGGCAGAGAAGTGCCTTATCGAGGGTATTTTCTCTTTACCTCCTCATCATCCGGCATACGGGATACTTAGTGAGTTAGGGATTGAGGCAGAGGAGGATTACCTGGTTTTATCACGAGAAATCTCCCTCAACGGTAAAAACACCTGTCGTGTAAACGGAAGAATCGTAACATTGGGAAACTATCGGCTCATTGGCACCGGTCTTATCGATATTCATGGCCAGCACGACCATCAATCCCTGTTGCAGCCGGAAAAACATCTTTTTATCCTGGACAATCTCGGGGGGGCCGAGCACCTGCAACTGGTGAAAGATGTCCGGGAAAAATATGAAACATGGCTGTCGCTAAAGAAAGAATTATTCTATTTACGGGAAAAAGAACATGAGCGCCTGCAGAAAATAGATTTTCTCACCTATCAGATTAATGAAATAAAAGAGGCCAGGCTAAAACCCGGTGAAGACACGGAACTGGCACGGGAAGCCAATCTTTTAGCTAATGGGGAGAAAATCGCCAACTACGTTAATTTAGCATATAACCAACTTTTTAGCGGTGAAAGAGGACAATCAGTCTATGATCTTTTAAGTAAAGCTTTAATTAATTTACAAGAGCTAAACCGGCTAGACCCTGTTTTAGAAAATTTGCTCAATCAATTGGAGCCATGCTTGTATGTCATTGAGGAAGTTGCCGGTGAACTGCGCAATTACCGGGAAAACATTGAATTTTCACCTGCCAGATTAGAACAGGTGGAAAAGCGCCTCCAATACCTCAAAGATCTTACGAAAAAATACGGTCCTTCCCTGGAAGATGTGATTGCCTATGCCGAAAAAGCGGAACGAGAATTGAAGACCTGGTTGTGGAGTGAAGAGAGGGCTCTGGAACTGGAAGACTCAGTTACCACCGCCTGGAAGACTTATGAGTGTGCAGCGCTGGAACTGTCTACGGCCAGAAAAAAATTAGCTTTAGAGTTGGAAGAGAAAGTCATCAGGGAACTAAAAGAATTAGCCATGCCCCATGCAAATTTTTCAGTGACTTTCTTACCTAGCGAACCTGCACCCCTGGGTATGGAAAAGATCGAGTTCTATATCTCACCCAACCCGGGAGAACCGCTCTTACCCGTTGCCAAAATCGCCTCTGGAGGGGAACTTTCCCGCATCATGCTGGCCCTGAAGACAATTACGGCCGATTTGGATGACGTGGGGACACTCATTTTTGATGAAATAGATTCAGGGATAGGCGGGAAGGCTGCCCAGAAAGTTGCCGAAAAGTTGGAAAAAATCAGCAAAAGCCAGCAGGTTATCTGTGTAACCCATTCGCCTCTTATCGCTGCCTTAGCCGATCACCACCTCTTTTTAGAAAAGAAGGTGGAAGGAGGCAGGACGAGAACGACGGTAAAAATATTAGGTGAATTGGAAAGAGTTGATGAGATTTCCCGTATGTTAGGTGGGGATAAGCAGACAGCCGATTTACGGAAGCATGCTTCACAAATCTTGAAAAAAAGATAG
- the spoIVB gene encoding SpoIVB peptidase codes for MLKKKRQILGVFLSILVVASSFTPQAQSFFSLQDKQLIAVGETLELPLKFPLTILNTIDVRVKDEEKLLKLKGGELLEKSSYILGSDKPVVTKPGKVSLELRLFGFIPLKKINVDVLPNLTLVPGGHSIGVLLRTEGVMVVGHSPVLNESSEPRLPAKEADIEVGDIILEIEGTKVMTDDQVGTLINKIGQQKQAATIVIKRNGKLYKRVVYPQYCTDTKSYRIGLFVRDNAGGVGTLTFFDPVTKKYGALGHVITDGETSQKLNIRQGKILSASIEDIQMGKRGVPGEKVGVFLENTEFGNIEKNENCGIYGIMSKDIFNPLYKDPLPTAYFNQIHTGNAQILTVVKGQEIEQFNILIEKIMPGRADGKNMIIRIVDEKLLNHTGGIVQGMSGSPIIQDGKIVGAVTHVFVNDPTRGYGVFIENMLFEAGILQEQQKTLGQGPQGFFAKSIYFLPN; via the coding sequence ATGCTGAAAAAAAAGAGGCAAATCCTGGGAGTTTTCTTATCGATATTAGTAGTGGCAAGTTCTTTTACACCACAAGCTCAAAGCTTTTTTTCACTGCAAGATAAACAACTGATAGCCGTGGGAGAAACCCTGGAGCTGCCACTGAAATTTCCCCTAACCATTCTCAATACCATAGATGTTAGGGTGAAAGATGAAGAAAAACTTCTTAAACTCAAAGGTGGGGAATTATTAGAAAAAAGCAGTTACATTTTAGGTTCCGACAAACCAGTTGTCACTAAACCGGGAAAAGTCAGTCTGGAATTAAGGCTTTTTGGTTTTATCCCTTTAAAGAAAATTAATGTTGATGTGTTACCCAATCTTACCTTAGTGCCTGGCGGACATTCCATTGGTGTACTGCTTAGAACCGAAGGCGTAATGGTTGTAGGGCATTCTCCCGTACTAAATGAGAGCTCTGAACCCCGGCTTCCTGCCAAAGAGGCTGATATCGAAGTGGGAGATATTATTTTGGAAATCGAAGGTACAAAGGTAATGACGGATGATCAGGTAGGTACACTCATTAATAAAATCGGACAGCAGAAACAGGCGGCTACCATTGTAATCAAAAGAAACGGTAAACTATATAAGCGGGTGGTCTATCCTCAGTATTGTACGGATACAAAATCTTATCGTATTGGCTTATTTGTCAGGGACAATGCCGGTGGTGTAGGAACTCTAACTTTCTTCGATCCGGTAACGAAAAAATACGGTGCCCTGGGGCATGTCATTACAGATGGGGAAACAAGCCAAAAATTAAATATTCGTCAGGGGAAAATTTTAAGTGCCTCCATTGAAGACATCCAAATGGGCAAACGTGGTGTACCGGGAGAAAAAGTTGGTGTCTTTCTTGAAAATACCGAATTTGGAAACATCGAAAAAAACGAAAACTGCGGAATATACGGTATTATGAGTAAAGACATATTCAATCCTTTATACAAAGACCCGTTACCCACAGCTTATTTCAACCAGATTCACACCGGAAATGCCCAGATTCTGACGGTAGTGAAGGGTCAAGAGATAGAACAGTTCAATATTTTGATTGAGAAAATTATGCCAGGACGAGCTGATGGAAAGAATATGATTATTCGTATTGTTGACGAAAAATTGCTAAATCATACAGGCGGTATCGTCCAGGGAATGAGCGGCAGCCCTATTATTCAAGACGGCAAAATCGTTGGTGCCGTTACTCATGTTTTTGTCAATGATCCTACGCGAGGTTACGGTGTGTTTATTGAAAATATGCTCTTTGAAGCCGGTATTTTACAAGAGCAGCAAAAAACCTTGGGGCAGGGGCCTCAAGGTTTTTTTGCGAAATCTATTTATTTTTTACCAAATTAA
- the spo0A gene encoding sporulation transcription factor Spo0A translates to MHKMTKLLIADDNKDFVDILTDYFQKQDDMVVVGVAYNGLEALDLMNNKNPDVMVLDIIMPHLDGIGVLEKMNQSDFGHKPKVIMLTAFGQESMTQRAVELGADYFILKPFDLNTLANRVRQLGTGYTATSKPSTPAPYQPPVRTRSMDVEVTNIIHQMGVPAHIKGYQYLRDAILLVINEVNLLGAVTKELYPMIAEKYQTTPSRVERAIRHAIELAWDRGNVEMMNKFFGYTINLQRGKPTNSEFIAMVADKLRIGTKVS, encoded by the coding sequence ATGCATAAAATGACTAAGCTCTTAATTGCAGACGATAATAAGGATTTCGTAGACATTTTAACCGATTATTTTCAAAAACAAGACGATATGGTTGTTGTAGGCGTGGCCTACAATGGGTTGGAAGCCCTGGATTTAATGAACAACAAGAATCCGGACGTAATGGTTCTGGATATAATAATGCCCCATTTAGATGGCATAGGGGTTCTGGAGAAAATGAATCAATCTGATTTCGGTCATAAACCGAAAGTCATTATGCTGACGGCTTTCGGTCAGGAGTCTATGACCCAAAGAGCGGTAGAATTGGGAGCCGATTACTTTATACTGAAACCCTTTGATTTGAATACCCTAGCCAACAGGGTACGCCAGTTAGGCACCGGTTATACGGCTACCAGTAAGCCCAGTACACCTGCACCTTACCAGCCGCCGGTGAGAACAAGAAGCATGGATGTGGAAGTTACGAATATTATCCACCAGATGGGTGTCCCCGCCCATATTAAAGGCTACCAATACCTAAGGGATGCCATCTTACTGGTGATCAATGAGGTTAATCTCCTGGGGGCTGTTACTAAGGAATTGTATCCCATGATTGCGGAAAAATACCAAACCACACCAAGCCGTGTGGAAAGAGCCATCAGGCACGCCATTGAACTTGCCTGGGATCGTGGTAACGTAGAAATGATGAATAAATTCTTCGGCTATACCATTAACCTCCAGCGCGGGAAGCCCACTAATTCAGAATTTATCGCCATGGTTGCTGACAAACTGCGCATAGGCACCAAAGTCAGTTAA
- the steA gene encoding putative cytokinetic ring protein SteA, which produces MTLKGKVKVDRKTKNLVKRIQPYEIAVIDHADLDEVAALSLIKARVKAVINVKPSITGKYPNLGPLALLNHNIPLIDNVGSDILSLQDDEIVEIEQNRIFVNGELYAIGVRQTKETITRMMELSRANIDHVLEKFVDNTLEYARMEQDLILKNLIVPCSLKTKFKNRHTLIVIRGKTYREDLLAIKSYIDEVRPVLVGVDGGADALIECGYKPDLIIGDMDSISDATLNCGAEIIVHAYPNGRAPGYERIKKMNLPATILPAPGTSEDVAMLLAYEAGTELIVAVGTHSNMIDFLEKGRRGMASTLLTRMKVGSVLVDAKGVSKLYGKSVGFGHVLQVVAASFIPFLIIASVSTALSQYGRLLLLKFRFLLGI; this is translated from the coding sequence ATGACACTTAAAGGAAAAGTAAAAGTAGACCGGAAAACCAAAAATCTTGTTAAAAGAATACAACCTTATGAAATTGCCGTCATCGATCATGCCGACTTAGATGAGGTGGCTGCCCTTTCGCTTATCAAGGCCAGGGTTAAAGCAGTCATTAATGTCAAACCTTCCATTACCGGCAAGTATCCTAACCTGGGGCCTTTGGCCCTCCTTAACCATAACATCCCCCTTATTGATAACGTGGGTTCTGATATTCTTTCTTTACAAGATGATGAGATTGTGGAAATAGAGCAGAACAGGATATTTGTGAATGGGGAATTGTACGCCATCGGTGTCAGGCAAACAAAAGAAACTATTACGAGAATGATGGAATTAAGCAGGGCCAATATTGACCATGTTCTAGAAAAGTTTGTGGATAATACTTTGGAATATGCCCGGATGGAGCAGGACCTGATCTTAAAAAATCTTATTGTTCCCTGTTCCCTTAAAACAAAATTTAAGAACAGGCACACGCTCATTGTCATCAGGGGGAAAACGTATCGTGAAGATTTGTTGGCCATTAAGTCTTATATTGATGAAGTGAGACCTGTCCTGGTAGGTGTGGATGGGGGTGCTGATGCGTTAATTGAATGCGGTTATAAACCAGATTTAATCATCGGTGATATGGACAGTATCAGTGATGCCACCCTCAACTGTGGTGCGGAGATTATTGTCCATGCCTACCCCAATGGCCGTGCTCCGGGATATGAGCGGATCAAAAAGATGAATTTACCGGCAACCATTCTTCCTGCACCGGGAACCAGTGAGGATGTAGCCATGCTTCTGGCCTATGAAGCGGGGACAGAACTTATTGTGGCGGTAGGTACCCACTCCAATATGATTGACTTCCTGGAAAAGGGAAGAAGAGGGATGGCCAGTACACTTTTAACCCGTATGAAAGTAGGCAGCGTCCTGGTGGATGCTAAAGGAGTCAGTAAGCTTTATGGTAAGAGTGTTGGTTTTGGACATGTTTTACAGGTAGTAGCAGCAAGTTTTATTCCTTTTCTCATTATAGCCTCAGTATCAACGGCCCTCTCGCAATATGGACGGCTCCTTTTGCTTAAGTTCAGATTTTTATTAGGAATCTAG
- a CDS encoding copper transporter, translating to MIIDIRYHVASLVAVFLALGLGIFIGSTIVGESLVAEIVEQQESMVSKLEGDYEALKNEAKKYQEQLTAIQETAQLYKRYAEESIPYVLKDKLPAKRIAIIQNGDMEIPQQFFYNLKIAGAEIISYTKFSPDLYADSERIDDLVCALGGTGDRVDCVLITHGYLNTAGINLTLAQRIEEILLQKLQGQGIPVYVVKGSTGYPVNDRLYKEFTVSTVDDINTVPGQIALILAMAGYHGHYEIKATADFILPAFNQ from the coding sequence GTGATTATTGACATCAGATATCATGTAGCCTCTCTGGTTGCCGTTTTTCTTGCCCTTGGTTTGGGCATCTTTATCGGTAGTACTATTGTGGGCGAAAGCCTGGTAGCGGAGATAGTTGAGCAGCAGGAAAGCATGGTGAGTAAGCTTGAGGGTGATTATGAAGCCTTAAAAAATGAGGCTAAAAAATACCAAGAACAGTTGACAGCCATACAGGAAACAGCCCAGCTTTATAAACGTTATGCGGAGGAATCCATTCCCTACGTGCTTAAAGATAAGTTGCCGGCTAAGCGGATCGCCATTATCCAAAATGGTGACATGGAAATACCCCAACAGTTTTTCTATAATCTTAAAATTGCCGGTGCTGAGATTATTTCTTATACCAAATTTTCCCCAGATCTTTATGCAGATAGTGAAAGAATCGATGATTTAGTCTGCGCTCTGGGAGGGACGGGAGATAGAGTGGATTGTGTTCTTATCACTCACGGTTATTTGAATACAGCCGGTATTAATCTTACATTAGCGCAGAGAATTGAAGAAATTTTACTCCAGAAGTTACAGGGACAGGGTATACCCGTGTATGTGGTAAAAGGTAGTACGGGTTATCCTGTAAATGATCGTTTATACAAGGAGTTTACAGTATCAACAGTTGATGATATCAACACAGTACCGGGACAAATTGCTCTCATCCTGGCCATGGCAGGTTATCACGGGCACTATGAAATTAAAGCCACGGCTGATTTTATCTTGCCGGCATTTAACCAGTAA
- a CDS encoding glycosyltransferase family 2 protein → MSVSVLIPAYNEEGSLSLTLEALTKMQGLEEILLVDDGSRDRTSLIACKWGVNLLRLPKNRGKGYALMSGLAYVSGDIIMFLDADLGFSVQEAVLLIEPLRAGTADMTIAKFKPGKSGKGFGLAKRTAQWGIKLLTRQDVCAPLSGQRAMWKDMVKDLLPFSPRFGLEVGMTIDALRKGYRILEVDTDMSHSPPGRNWAGFKHRGKQMYDICSTLTCRALR, encoded by the coding sequence TTGTCCGTTTCAGTGCTTATTCCCGCCTATAACGAGGAGGGCAGTCTCTCTCTAACCCTGGAAGCTTTAACGAAAATGCAGGGTCTTGAAGAAATACTGCTGGTAGATGACGGTTCCCGGGATAGAACATCCCTGATTGCCTGCAAATGGGGAGTAAACCTACTGCGCTTACCCAAAAACAGGGGCAAAGGGTATGCGCTCATGTCTGGTTTAGCTTATGTTTCGGGAGACATTATTATGTTCCTAGATGCAGATTTGGGCTTTAGCGTACAGGAAGCCGTACTTTTAATCGAACCTCTTAGGGCTGGTACTGCCGATATGACCATAGCCAAATTTAAACCCGGGAAAAGCGGAAAGGGTTTTGGCCTTGCCAAGAGAACAGCCCAGTGGGGGATAAAACTCTTGACGAGACAGGATGTTTGTGCCCCACTTTCGGGACAGCGTGCCATGTGGAAAGACATGGTGAAGGATTTATTACCTTTTTCCCCACGGTTTGGCCTGGAGGTAGGGATGACCATAGATGCCCTCAGGAAAGGTTACCGGATCTTAGAGGTTGATACGGATATGTCCCATTCACCTCCGGGACGCAACTGGGCCGGATTTAAACACCGGGGAAAACAAATGTATGATATCTGTTCAACTTTAACCTGCCGGGCTTTGAGGTGA
- a CDS encoding DUF3866 family protein — translation MLNRQTGTVKSLKKITEGLEEALVEIQGAEAKAYVFPFLTGQLQPNDEVLLNTTAVDLKLGSGGYHFVMGKLQDQQVKYTTPGHIMKLRYTPLQLKVCAVEEPDSPHHALMVRVQSLSGTPVICGSLHSMLIPCVCGLVSVNPRLKIAYVMTDGGALPLALSQAVASLKKNSLLCGTVTTGHAFGGDYEAVNLYSGLLAAKEILKADVIIVLMGPGVVGTGTTWGNTALEVGQIINAVTTLDGVAYCIPRLSFAEKRTRHLGISHHTLTALGKVALGAASIVLPALNDGQKEIVLTQLKREGMEKHRLIWGRGHDGIRLACELGLMMSHMGRSYEEDPLFFLAGAAAGEEVARRVNCELM, via the coding sequence ATGCTAAACAGACAAACAGGGACTGTGAAGTCTCTTAAAAAAATTACCGAAGGGCTGGAAGAGGCCCTTGTGGAGATACAGGGCGCAGAGGCCAAAGCCTACGTTTTTCCTTTCTTAACGGGTCAATTGCAGCCTAATGATGAGGTGTTATTAAATACTACTGCTGTTGACTTAAAGCTAGGCAGCGGGGGGTATCACTTTGTCATGGGCAAACTACAAGATCAGCAGGTGAAGTACACTACCCCCGGTCACATCATGAAGTTACGTTATACCCCTTTACAATTAAAAGTTTGTGCGGTGGAAGAACCTGATAGTCCCCACCATGCCTTAATGGTCCGGGTCCAGTCTTTGTCCGGGACGCCTGTGATTTGCGGTTCTCTCCACAGCATGCTTATTCCCTGTGTTTGCGGGCTTGTCTCCGTAAATCCCAGGCTTAAGATAGCCTATGTCATGACAGACGGGGGGGCACTGCCCTTGGCCCTAAGTCAGGCTGTAGCCAGCTTAAAGAAGAATTCTCTGCTGTGTGGCACTGTTACTACCGGGCATGCTTTTGGTGGTGACTATGAGGCAGTGAACTTATACAGCGGGTTACTGGCAGCCAAGGAGATATTAAAAGCTGATGTCATTATTGTTTTAATGGGTCCCGGCGTGGTAGGAACCGGTACTACCTGGGGCAATACGGCCTTAGAAGTGGGACAGATCATCAATGCGGTAACCACCCTGGACGGGGTGGCTTATTGCATCCCGCGCCTGAGTTTTGCTGAAAAACGCACACGTCATTTAGGCATCAGCCATCATACCTTAACAGCCCTGGGCAAAGTAGCGCTGGGGGCTGCCTCTATTGTTTTACCGGCACTTAATGATGGCCAAAAAGAAATCGTCCTTACTCAGCTCAAAAGAGAAGGCATGGAGAAACACCGGCTGATCTGGGGACGAGGACACGACGGTATAAGATTGGCCTGTGAATTAGGACTTATGATGTCTCATATGGGTAGAAGCTATGAAGAAGATCCACTATTTTTTTTAGCAGGGGCCGCGGCCGGAGAAGAAGTCGCCAGGAGGGTAAATTGTGAATTAATGTAG